The nucleotide window gatgattttgaatgaaatgaactataagaattaaacgaacatctacatcatgcatatatgactcaaatcttgcatgctataatgtggtatttattcataatttgcttgccaaatctcatgcgtgcaatgcacatgtaccttactctagtctaaatggtgtttgtgtgtgtgttgtgcgtgttgaggtgcaaattgtctttttttgatacatgttaagcttgttcttccgaaatttcaagccgcgccttgttatgccaaaaattcaagctagcgtctctgtctatcgtgctaggaaactcccgcctcttcaacccgcgccctgttagcccgaaatatttaagatatatctttgtctcgttgtgctccgacaactccctccatctcaacccgcgccttgctattctgaaattacaacacgcgcgaaaactcccacctcctgtgaaatcccgacacgcaaaatgcctgtggtacccctgaaccgaaagaaccgcctcaattCGGTgcgggtactttcgtaacttaccccatatttcggacaagcgcgtctctaagccatggttccccactgtcatcccatccgcccacccattcgtacaccgaggccgcgaaaacccgcgacgaaaccccacaccctgctccgtccgccacccagccggagcctcttccccgacgacgtcgtccacagcaacacctcgacgtccctcatccaccgtaccagatgaggatccgtcgtcgatctcatcgtcccgccggttcagccacaccgtcctccacctccaaggagctgccccgacgttcccctcatctttcgcgccacctccattcccacaccggcgtcttcacctgcaccaccggaagagcatcatcatcaccatttcctcggatgaagctgcggcctaatcggcgccaccaaagaggttgtacactaatcgccgcattttcttcttgattcgatctcacggtgctgtcggcgctcagtcccgagccgacatggcgcggctccatccacggcggcgtcgccggccacttcctccacagCATCGCTCCCTTGGcggtgacgtccacatcagtaggacctgctgctgctttagctcccgcttgcgctgctgctctgctcttactctcggtcccctgcctggtctgctcttgctattgctcttgctcgcgctgctgctctcgctcttgctcttgcttgtgatgctgctccaatttagctacacttcactccaatgtcgccggggtgaaggaagaaccagccgcagcggggaggggggctcgccgaagaggtaccccactatctatcttagggttcaggatgggagcggtggtcgccgacggtggcggggcggtggcatggggatcgccagagaaaaagctcggcacgggggggcctagagggatggccggggcggcggcggaccggcggtggggagtgtttttggggcaggcggggcggcgcaccgccggccgcgggcggcggggggctgctatttggccggctcagggggtggaggttgaagatgaaccgcaggcccttgatttcgtatccaacagctgcaaaatcgactgaccagagatgaaaaagtcagtcgaccgacgtgtagcctcaccttgctagtgcgtccagtttcgatagcaaaattcagtttcgacatcaaaattcagtttcgacggtTAAGTTCagttcgacagttaagttcagtttcgacagttaaattctgttttgacagttaagttcagagatgagcggctgatgtattttacatctagtactttgtgtttatgtattttacgtcatgtattggagatgctattagaattccactcaggttaacgttattcgttgtctctcttgtcctgcttcagcctcggcgtcgtacaactcatcagagctgctccaacgacgaaaccctccatcacagcggagcagtacctcgggctccatctccagacgcctaagatcttcttcccctccttcgacagccaagtcagccggagcatcctcaccggccaacccagtcacgctgagatcgacatggcttcgccaaagaggttgtacacttgttgcatctcttttttactctacatgttatatatattgtccactgagcactcgtagtaacgggaaatacaattattttatcctactatatgataagcagtgaggtaccaggcaacttagctatccgtgatggactctcttgaacgcaatcattatttatctctgcgcgtttgagctgtgcatttgtcgatgggcctgggagttgagctagtatggcagtggcctgggtccaaagtaatagaagtaacACAAAgacattttttagtgtaggattttcctttctcaagcctgcctactagaatcgccagtgcttgaaaggaaaagtgaatgaaaacatcggaattggaaagtttcctatggtactacttttcatgaatttggtgcaaaggaatggagcaaaggaaaactgtaggatttgttcctttagtgtctccttgaaagaaaaaccgtagtaattctaatttccacttctcctccttttcatattcctattcatcaagcacaagactaagagatagtagcataatagcattataaccgtacattttcttgtggtttgacttaatctcaccatgcttttttgcatcctgtgatcttccaattgttgtgaatcaaacacccagattggcagaaattctgtgtttttaaattctctgttttgcacgtgcattcctatcctattcatgtctatttcctatccctgcattgttagaatcctcaaattcaaacaagcccttactcaattacttctgttgcAGATATGTGttaaagaaaaccttgtgtggtttgtcctgctcctgcggcgctgtgttccaccccagctcagctgctccaacgacggaagggttcaccacagcagggatccgctctccagactgtctttcgccgcctcagatcttcttccccgccgccggcagccacggcaactgcattaccatcatcaactgagcagatgaccttgaggactacacgggtccgcaagagaggtcgcactcttccgtgtctacttacgttatgcgtcgcttaatatgatgacatgctacattatcgtcgtgttcacctattagactccgagtcaggtccaaactaatgctgaaacttgagtttttaaatggttgtggggtacatattggggcagcaatcagtactatctgtctactatctggttaatctccggtgtctactatgagtttcatgttgggtgcaaacaaacattaaaggagccattatctgtattttttaactaaagctattatctgcctgatatcattggttttgggtctatccacagtttgctaccatcactctagatttgtgcatgcactccttacataatctcactatgttttattactatgcatgccagttattgtacacaatggaactgatcatgtagagcaaaagagacgagtcttgcatggcaataaaatttcatgcagacgtcgttccatggtgggcacaaaggcagccccctccacccatttcggatcgtaatcaagaggaagataactgttatgagggggattcagaaggagaagaccactcctatttaccccatgaggtctttgctctaacttggcatgttgatgttggtaatatcatgcatatggtgccttgcattgcttactgtatacattaaagatgtcatctgcttagtttagacatgctttgtgtcaatgccatctgtttagtttctttatcgtatatgtgaatcatgcaatgccatcttgtctagccaggcatcatatatgtgaattttgcaatgccaccctggttagccagtcatcttatatgtgaattatatcatgccatcatttttttattacgtgttaaatttgtcaacaattttagtacattcaattactcttcctatgcatcagccatttggcacggtcatggaaaaatctggagtggaaacaaggtcttcagagcagacaatgctatctgacgaagtgcatgtcttgctggttaccggtagctcctcagaggaggattcagagacagatgaccagtcatatcccccccccccccgaggtgcatgccctaacttggcagggttatgttgctcatatcgtgcgtatggtatcttgcattgctatgtcatttgcttagtttagacatgctttgtgtgaatgccacctgtttagtgtctaattaccatatatgtgaattatgcaatgccatcttgttgcaagacattatatatgtgaattatgcaatgttatcttgttgcaagacattatgtatgtgaattatgcaatgccatgctgtttaggcaagcgtcatatatgtgaattatatcatgtcgtcctttttttgtatttctcattgcttttgtcgacaatgtttgtatattcaactgctcttcctgtgcatcagccatttgaattggtgatggagaaatctggagtgaaaacaaggtcttcagagcagacaatgctacctgctgaagcagatatcgtgctggttacagatagctcttaagaggaggattcagaggcagatgaccagtcctattatccccttgaggtgtatgctcaaacttggcagggttatattactcatataatgcatatgttgtattgcaatgcttagtttttacatcatatacacaatattgaatgccatctccttagttgacacatcatatatgtgattgccctctgctcacttccttagtatataaatcatatatttgaattatgtcatgccatgatgtttacatagatagcatgtatctgaattatggcatgccaacccattttctaaagaaataatatagttatatcatctcatcccgtttacatagtcatcatatttaaattatgtcattctatccgtgaattatgtcatgccatcatgtttccatcgacagcatgtttgtgatttatggcatgccaaccactttaatagacacattgtatagttatatcatgtcatcatgtttacatagtcatcatattttgaagtatgtcattctatcctgtttagttagccatcatacatgtgaaattgtgtcatactatcctgtttaattagccatcatatatgtgaaattatgtcctgctattctgtttgcttagacaacataaatgtgaattatttcatgccatgttttcttccctactatccattgcacctgtctatcttacaatgtctgtacattcaattacttttcttgtttatcagtcatttcaattggagggagtgatggcagtatctgtgggagtaaaaacacggtcttcagaaaagatcgtgctacctgttgatgcagatagaaccacggttgtacttgcccaagaaccagccccaccacacataacccacactcatgcagattgtacccctacccagttggacagagaaccagctacaccccttctaaccccaaccccagcagatagacacccagttcccgttgacacaacaccgtaTCCACCACAGAGcgcccaaacacgagcagttagtaaggcaactgcagtgcccaaatcacgaggaccaccactctgaacccgaagtcaacgcttaaagcagaagaagaattattctcaggtcaggttccgtagctatggttcataccactttgctcttgcatcattgtatttactgataccaactaatttcaaattttaAGGATGCAATtaaaactccaatggcgcaacaggtatgttttaaacctgtttcttcaacgtgtttggttgtttgctgttgtaacttgctctatgttgatttcagtttcaattgaataaacagttatgttctcatgccatgcacattacaagtgttgttattgctgtgtagtttcccacacttatattctgtctatgttgctttgtcttaaatagatatgattcgaactgtatctatcttgatttggcaacataaactagaatgatatagaccatacaatgaccatactacatagatatatgtttgtttcatgttgttatcctgtccaccttactactgaactgatttaccaaaatgagtttcatatactacattgtaaacctgagatgtgtttgtttgtttctcttttagaacacggataaaatattggagaagagtaccctgttatgcaatggtaaaggaagtaatgaaaataaggttcaagatagtgacacatccttgttggtctccaagaaagctgataaaaactatattgaagacactgagacaaccccaaagtcctgtcttgatgtagtgttcaagttactgactacaactgctggcaccagctcttcgaactcattgcctgaatcagttcgaattcttgagtctcaacttcaagttgaaagacatcgatcagatgttatgcgacaggaagccgaaggactgaggaagtccctacagaattcagatgcatactttctggtgcaacagcaagcggtggaggacttaagcgccaaacaagagaaacttaataagcttgctaagaatcttgccagcattatgggtacccaggatattgtttcttgagctcttctgaagtggtttcagttctggacttgttttgctgcgacGTTTATATGTTGTtatgttccctatatttgcactggtggcgaactttgatgcctagtgggtgtaatatgtgtaatagccgtgatagcctagtgtaagttgcttgcttatttatttccttgttgtcttgtttatttgtttgcttgtagtcagtgcagttctttttctgcggtttgctagtggctgcaataacctattttttaaaattaggccacaataaccatgggctaatatttactgtagtgacactaggccttctgcgggccgtagaaacagtgggccttctatgggtcgtatcatcaatgggccttctacgggccgtatcatcaatgggccttatacaggccgtatgctcgattggccaaacatgggccaaacagaccgcattctggccgtaaacgggctagagttggaatcgtccattcatgggccgaccgtaacgggccatcgttaataggccgtatttgatgacgctatgaaaacggcccaacgtattaacggatcacaaacgggccgactgtaaccatgggctgaatttggcccacaagcagaaaatgacagtaacgggccgtaagtaaacgaatgctggaaatgaataaatgggctctgagaaggccgaaagataacatgggctggagacggcccaacggaataacgggccgttaatgggtataaagtgatacactgttcattatgggccagtttcaccacgggccgttaatgggtgtaaagtgatacactgttcattacgggccagtttcagcacgggccgctaatgggccaagagttacaaagggccgaaagacgtcatgggctatacatgggccagaagtgaaaatgggctggaatctattggacggcccagatgacgctactgggcctaattcggatagggtgtaaatggccttgggttagcgggctgtaaatgggctatacgcgaacaggccgttaacaggctttccatgggccggcccgccagcttttgaccaagtcaaatgggccggccttttcacaggaatgggccactgttgggtcgtgccacgtgtcgacgtatcatagccgccttctgtccagtgagtggatgacatctgtcccaacgatgagccgacacgtgtttcctctagccaatgatgattttacacgtggaaaatccccattggtcggggctgttaacgggttatcgaatccaaaacccgacccgatagcttaacggcgttccgttacggtggatgccacgtgtcggtcacccttgacgaaagcacttctgtgacgcgtgatttattgtcatggaagtggacacttccgtgatgataattttggtaatgtcatggaacacttctacgacagcacaggtatgactatcttgattctgtaataaatttttcatggatgtacatgcatgacaaaaaaagagacctactgtgacaaatacgtattatcacggaagtgtatttttttgtaatgagggaggaggtcaaggaagaagaagacgaaggggccccctctccccttctctcccggtggcgccggaacgctgttgtggccatcatcatcatcatcaccgcgatctacaccaacacctccgccatcttcaccaacatctccatcaccttcccccctctatctatagcggtccactctcccgcaacccgctgtaccctctacttgaacatggtgctttatgcttcatattattatccaatgatgtgttgccatcgtatgatgtctgagtagattttcgttgtcctattggtggttgatgaattgctatgattgatttaatttgcttgtggttatgttgatgtcctttggtgcccatcatatgattgtgcgcgtggatcacaccatagggttagttgtatgttgataggactatgtattggagggcaagagtgacagaaacttcaacctagcatagaaattgatgcatacgggattgaagggggaccaatatatcttaatgctatggttgggttttaccttaatgaacattagtagttgcggatgcttgctaatagttccaattataagtgcatagaattccaagtcagggatgacatgctagcagtggcctctcccacataatacttgctatcggtctagtaaggTAGTcgattgcttaggggcaattttgcaactcctaccatcacttttccacacttgctatatttactttattgtttctttatctaaacagcccctactttttatttacatactctttattatcttgcaaacctatccaacaacgcctacaaagtacttctagtttcatacttgttctaggtaaagcgaacgtcaagtgtgcatagagttgtatcggtggtcgatagaacttgagggaatatttgttctacctttagctccttgttgggttcgacactcttacttatcgaaaactattgcaataccctatacttgtgggttatcattttccccttggtgttagacacacagttactatggttactatgactttgcactgagccatgttactaaagatgggtcggccctgaggggtacccgtgcgagcttaatagcgagtgatgtggagtcgggttgacctggaaggtgcccgcgagatacttacgagacGTGGCCGGGccttcttagcccttgccgcaagtactcgtgacggggcgacggggtcacatcgatcgtgagtctctgctcttACCGTGTGCTCCTAATCTACTAcaggtttggatatttgatcaaggggcctctggcctgatagcactaaccatcacgtgtgCATTgcatgggcgttctgcgtcgtatgcatcagccgaagcttaattgacgtcagcgactgagtggcgtgCACCGGGTTagactgcgtaagctcctgccttgtttaaggaggtagctaggtctgctcaccggccgcgtacgcaacatgcaggagttcctggggagatggcccatgatccctgggggcataggtttagtccggcgtgcttgacctctctattaagcctaggtcgggttgcggcgtattgtttggccgaggtcgggcatgatcccggaaagtgtgtccggccggagttaatcgagcgtgatGGGTAAGTTAGTGCActcctgcagggaagaaaacatctatcgatagcctgtcctacggtaacggacacttggagttgtatcccgatcgatacaactagaactggatacttgtgatgagaaatgaattgtgaatgagaaatggatagtatggctctgggattgctttctcgcagggagtcgagaaaggatctctggtcgaagttgataacactactactttacattatgttgatctgtactcttctatatgctgcaagatgcttgaagatgctagtcttcgataggctaggctttccccttctttctggcattctgcagtttagtccacagatatagcccatttcctttgatacagatgcatacttagtttagatctgatgtaagtcttgcgagtactttggatgagtactcacggctgctttgctacctcttttcccccatacccgtttgttgcgaccagatgacggatcccaggagccagacgacaccactaatgactactgctaccccgagggtgcctactactacgtgacggccgctgacgacttggagtagttaggaggctcccaggcaggaggccttgccttttcaatcaatgttgcttttgtgctagccttcttaaggcaaacttgtttaactcatgtctgtactcagatattgttgcttccgctgactcttgtgtatttgAGCTTATGtcttcgagccctcgaggcccctggattgtaatataaagcttgtattattttaatttgtgtctagagttgtgttgtgatatcttcccgtgagtccttgatcttgatcgtacacatttgcgtgtatgattagtgtacgattgaatcgagggcgtcgcGTGAACCATTCGACTACAATGAAACGAAGGGCGGTGTGGATGATCATGGTTGTGCGGACGAATTGGAGGAGAtcgaagcggaagcgtttgaaCAATCGCAAGCAAAATCTGGGAAAAGCATAAGATCGAAGAACTACACAATCTTGGAAGATCAAGTTTTGATTCAAGCATGGAGTGCGGTGTCTCTTGATGCATGCACGGGTACTTCTCAAACTTTCAAGAGATATTGGCAAAGGATCGAAGATCAATACTTCCGCATTATGGCAAATCATCCCAATAGGACTCCACGCACATTTCGGTCGCTTCAAGGGCGTTGGGAGAATATCAAGCCTATGTACAGCCGTTGGGCAGCTTGCTTGGAGTAAGTACGCAATGCACCTCCAAGTGGCACCATGGAGTCTGACTATGTGAGTTTGTTTTGCCTTTGTTCAAATTGTGCATCATCATATTGCATCATGGGAAATGATTGGATCACTTTGTTCATATTGCGTAGTACAAGATTGCTCAACATAGATATAAGGACATGGAAGTTTCGGAAGGCAAATTTTTCAAAGTAGAGCATTGTTGGGAGTTGCTCCAAAAGTGCGAGAAGTGGAAGTTGATCGACAAAGAATCCCCACCAAAGAGAGGCTCACTTACAAACATggatgaagatgaggatgaggatgGCCCAAGACATTTGCACAAGCCCGATGACGACAAGAAGACCAAGGAGAAGATGAAGAGAGAGCAAGAAGCATCAAGCTTGAGGGAGAAGATTGATGCCATGGTGCAATCCAACGAGTCGATGTTGTTGAAGTCGTTGGAGATCAAGAAAGAGTTGGCCGAAAAGAAGGCAAAGGAGAAGCAAGAAAAGTGGCAGTTGCTCAAGGAAGAGGGGCTGCGCAAAGCTGCCATCGAGAAGAGAAGGGCATGCGCCGCCGAAAACATATCCATGTCCATGTTGCTCGCCGAAGAGAATAAGATCATGTCAATGAACCGCAATTACATGGACAACCTCACCAAAACATGGCAAGGAGAGAAATCTTGAAAAGAAGAATGGTGGCGTCGGCCGGTCCGTGCTACAGTTCCGGTGATGTTTTCTCCGCTCCATATGGTGGCAATGTGGATGATTTTTGTGCGGGAGTTGAAACAAACGCCGAGGTGGATTCGGTGGCGTCGATGAACTTCAAGGTGGACTCGATGGCGCGGAGTGAAAATCGATTAAGATGATGCCAGACATGGGCACAAACCTTTTGCAAGGCCCTCTTTTGCGTTAGCCGTAATGAACTTGGCTTCTATTTACGCGTAAAACTGTTTATGTCGTTTGAATTTGGACTTGTTTGTGAAATCATATGTCAAATGCGATATTTGTAGTTTACCTGTTTGCGGGTCGTTACGATGATGCCTGAGCAGAACCCGCATAGCCGATCCGTAAAAAAAAATATTCCATAAATATTTTTTTTTACGGATCCATTTGAGGGGTCTGCATCTGTGCCAGCCCGCGCCGGTCCGCAAAAACGGTTTTGCACGAACTGCAAACGTGTTTTGCGGGCCGGCGGGATGCGGGGTCTACTAGAGTTGCTTTTATGGGATGGAGGAAGTAGCTGCCCAGGTCATTAGGAGTAGACACGTGGGCAAAATATGGGGGGTCAAGGGTCAACATCGTTGAAGTCGAAGCAATAATAGAGGATTGCTTCCCAGTCTTGCACGTCGATCACCACAATCGCGCCACGTCTTGCCTCTCTCACGCATGATATGTGAGCGTGTTCGTCTCGCTGTGACACACACACCTTCTCCGTATCAAGAAAAACTCATGGAGATTGCCGTCTCCGCGGTGGCAAGCGAGCTAGCCGGCCGGCTCGTGTCTTTCCTCATCAGCAAGTACAGAGGCCAGGCACGCCCGAACAAGAAGGAGAACCTGGAGTCCCTCCGCCGGCTCCTCCTCAGAGTCCACACCATCGTCGAGGAGGCCGAGGGGCGATACATCACCAACTCACGGATGCTGCTGCAGCTCAAGGCGCTCACGGAAGCCATGTACCAGGGGTACGACGCCCTGGACACCCATGGCCCCCTGGAGCAGATCGGAGCACAACCGGAGGTGAGCGGCTCCTCACACTCCATGGATTTCAGAAGATTCAGTAGCACACCTGCCAGCCAAGAGGTGCAGACCGCGCTGAGAGCTCTGGAGACCGCCTCTGCGGAGATGGCCGAGTTCATCGCGCTCCTAGCAGGCTGCGAGCGCATGCTCCGCAGCCCGTACAGCTGCTACCTTCACATCGACAACTTCATGTTCGGGCGCCGGGTCGAGAGGCAGCGGGTCATCAACGTCTTGATGCAGGACGGCCAGCCGCCGCCCGGGGCTCCGACCGTGCTGCCCATCATCGGCGGCCGCAGGGTGGGCAAGAAGACGCTGGTGTGGAGCGTCTGCTCCGACGACCGGATCCGCTCTCGCTTCCCTTCCATCGTCCACGTCGACGGATGCGAGATTCAGAGCATCGACCGTGGCAGGTTTACCACTACTCCGGTGAGGACTTTGATCGTCGTCGAGTTCCGGTCGGACGTGGATGGCAGCGAATGGCGCGGGTTCCACTCGCTGCTCCGAGCTCTCACCGGCGCAGGGAGCAAGGTGGTGATCATAAGCCGGCTCGAGAGGCTAGCAAGGTTTGGAACCGTGAACCTCGTCCGGATCAACAGCTTCTCACGAGAGGAATACGGCTACCTTTTCAAGGTCCTCGCGTTCGGGAGCTCCGACCCGGCGGACCACCCGCGGCTGGCCCTGATAGGGAAGGAGCTGGCGGCGATGATGGAGGGGTCGCTCGTGCATCTGAACGTCTACTCAAGCATGCTGAGGAACAACCTGAATGTCCAGTTCTGGAGCCGCGTTCTGAAGCTGTACAGAACGGTCATGGAGGCGAACCTGTCCGTCTTCGGTGAGCATCCGAGAGCTCTTCTTGACAAAGGCAGCACCGTGGACATCACCAGgttttcgccgtcggcggcggcggctgcccCGCTTCGGTTCATGTTGCTGATCGGT belongs to Triticum urartu cultivar G1812 chromosome 7, Tu2.1, whole genome shotgun sequence and includes:
- the LOC125517951 gene encoding uncharacterized protein LOC125517951, with protein sequence MICERVRLAVTHTPSPYQEKLMEIAVSAVASELAGRLVSFLISKYRGQARPNKKENLESLRRLLLRVHTIVEEAEGRYITNSRMLLQLKALTEAMYQGYDALDTHGPLEQIGAQPEVSGSSHSMDFRRFSSTPASQEVQTALRALETASAEMAEFIALLAGCERMLRSPYSCYLHIDNFMFGRRVERQRVINVLMQDGQPPPGAPTVLPIIGGRRVGKKTLVWSVCSDDRIRSRFPSIVHVDGCEIQSIDRGRFTTTPVRTLIVVEFRSDVDGSEWRGFHSLLRALTGAGSKVVIISRLERLARFGTVNLVRINSFSREEYGYLFKVLAFGSSDPADHPRLALIGKELAAMMEGSLVHLNVYSSMLRNNLNVQFWSRVLKLYRTVMEANLSVFGEHPRALLDKGSTVDITRFSPSAAAAAPLRFMLLIGGRGSSGPGPGEFPRMTFGDIISGSVVLPMKFELVWESRLPPYTVISGTCVAEKPQHSASPRKKRRT